Within the Zea mays cultivar B73 chromosome 10, Zm-B73-REFERENCE-NAM-5.0, whole genome shotgun sequence genome, the region GGATGGGGCGCAGGGGCCGACGGCTCGGGGAGGGGAGAGGGCAGCCGACAGAAGGGGAGGGAGGCCGCCCGTCATGGAACTCGCACGCGGCCCGAACGGGAgagaggtggccgcgcgggagatggGCGTCGTGCGCCATGGACGGGAGCAGGGGGCTAGGGCAGAGGGGTGGCCGACGGCTGGGACGGGAGCCACCCCCAGGAAGAAAGGATGAGTCTCCCGGGGTGGCGGTTTCCTGAACGGTTGTGGCTGGACCTCAGCAAGGCGGCGGAGCTCCATGGGGACGTCAACATGGGTGCTCGGCTGGGGTAGCTCCGGCACTGGATGGGGATGAGAGGTGGGGCTGGTGGCTGGGGAGAAGGGCCGCCCCGGGAGGGATGGATGAGCCTCccgggggcgggggcgtggaagcCGGAGGCGGCTGGACCTAGGTAGGGAGGAGGTGGCGGCTGTGGGGTGGGAGGAAGCCCTAACTGTGTGATACCATGTAGAATAATGAAATGCTTGTTATATTGATAGGGAATGTGGTACAATATATAGACTCACAACTCTAACCCTAATGTGTCGGCGGCCCAACAGTGGTGCCAGGCCACACAGTGTCTAACACACAGTCTAACGCAAAGTCCAAAAAGAAACTGGTATTTTACTTGTAGTTATATAATTTATCAGTGATTAGCTGCTTGTGCTGATCACGAGAAAAATCATGCTCGATTTCTGTAGCTAGTCCAAAGAAGTCTGTGCTTGATTTATGCTTTTATCAAGGAAATCTCACCGACGGGCTCCCACTCATTCGTGTCCAACCTTTTGTTTTGGACATACCATGACACTCCTGTTTGGCATATCTGAAGAAACTTAACTGGCATCAAACAAACTGTAGCTAACACTGACAGCCCAGCACCCCAAGGCCCCAACCCTGCCAACTCAGTCCCCGCTTTGTTTCCTTCTCACAGCCCCACTCTGACAAGCAGACAGCAGCATTATCCAATCCGCCCGTGCCCAGTGCCTGCCGACTGCCAGGGGTTTGCCTGCCCCCTCTCCCCGACCTCAGACTGAGGGCCATGGCTGCTTGTCGCCCGCCCATGCGGCCCCTGGCATTGTCAGCCTCTCGCTGCTCCAATTCAATCCTGGCCCGCCGGACAGTGACGCCCAACCGGCTCAGCTCCAGTATAGCAGCCCAAGCGGAGAACGTGGGCACTTTGTCTGCACAAGAGCCGAAAGGCCAGCACAATCTGACAGCTCGCTCAGCCCCTTCCACAAACCAGTCCTGGCCAGGCCAGCTCTGAACCTCTGACCTTGTCTCATCCCTGTCAGGGCTCCCATGAGGCATGGGCCATGAACTACCGAATGCTCACTTCTTTCTGCTCTGACCTGGCATGGTCTTTGGGGCATCACCAGGAACTATAGAAATTGAAACCCACGTATTGTCATCTTGTAGCACGAAAAGTATTTTCACTTGCTCAGGACCTGAACAACCTGTTCGCTACTTAGTCGCAGTGTGATATCAGCAGGCATCGTGTCTTCTGGTTGTTGCGTGGTCGGTATGCGCCGACCTGTACAGGTACAAACCTCAGCCAGTAATCAAGGCAAACAGCATCGTATTCGTAGCCACCAAATGGACATGTGCGTCCACGTGCACGAATCGCGGCGCACTGATTGCGAGGCCCTGCAGACGGTTTTTCTCGCTAGTCGCTACAGACACTGACAACGTTTTCTTCCGTTTTTTGTTTTGTTGCGTGCGCAGCAAAGGAGCAAGAAGTCCGGCTGGAGCCCCTTCGCGACCAAGCGCCGACCACCATCTCCGCCGCCGGAGCCCCTCTTCGACAGCAACCCGGACGCCGCGGTGCTAGCCGAGGCCCTGCGTGGCGCCATCGGTGCAAAGCCCCGGCGTGCGCCCAACGACAAGCATTACTAGAGGGAATTATTAAGAGCGATTTTAGGGATGATTGTTTGTACATAGAATGAATGAACGAATCAATCAAAGGCAGAGGGGGGAAAAGAGTTAGTACATAGCAAAATCCAGCAATACATTCACCATTGTGAAGAACGGATGGATGGATTTGTACCTAGTACGGTTCAAGTAAATCTGATATGATGGAAATGGTTAGTTTTTATTGCGTCGATTTGTTGCGATCGGCTTCGTTTTCTTGTTTTCACATTTAAATCATTGCTATCCTATTCATCGCACCAATGATTAGTTCATGACGACTGAAAAAATCGTCACAGAATCAAAGCTACCAACTACTCATAATATGCTGCTAGTGTAATCATTATTCATTTCTCATTTCTCTTCCTTCTAGTATGATCTGAACTTTCATTTCTGCCTAACCCTAGCAAATTATTTACACAAATTTCAGCTCAAGCGGAAGTCCACAAATCCTAATAAAACCATCGCGAAGTAAAGAGAAACATCCTAATAAGAAAAATTCTGATCACACGAGAACCGGAAGAGCAGTGAACAAGAAGGAACAGAGAAACCGCAAGCACGAAGCGCACGCACGGACGGGTGTGTCCGGACGGACGAGTCATCAAGGCCGGAAGAGCGCCCCGATGAAGCTGAGGCAGCCGAGCAGCATGCGGCAGAGGGAGCCGCGCCAGCGGCGGCCGCGGCGGCCGGGGTCCTCCCTCGCGGACGGCGTCATCTGCAGGTACGCGTACGCCGCGTGCTTCACGAGCGGGTGCCGGATCATGTGTATGTCCCCGCAGCTGCCGcacccgccgccgccgcaggCCCCGGGCGAGCCGCCCGCCGCGGCGTACTCCGGCGACGACAGGATGTCCCGGAGGCTGGTGTACCCGtgccccccgccgccgccgctgctgttGCTGTCGTCGCCGTCGCTGCCGGCGCCGCCGTTGGGTATCTCGATCACCGGCGGTGGCGCCCACTGCGGCGCCGCGCGCTTCTTGGGCGTGCGCCAGTGCCGCAGCTCGAAGTCGCCGGCGGCCAAGCCGTTGGCGAGCGGCGAGCGCGGCCGGCGGCActgctgcgtcggcggcgtcggcgTCAGCGAAAGCTTCTGCGGCTCCGGCGCGACGGCGGCTGGCGCCGGCGGCATAGCAGAAGCGGTGGGGGAGGGGGGGGCGGTCGAGTGAAGCGGCGAGGGCGCCTCGAGCTGGCCGGAGAAGTCGACCAGGACTCCGCTTCCGCTCGCTGGAACGGTGGTGTGGTGCAGACTGCAGAAGAGGGAGTGGGAGGAGGTGAGGAGGAGGAGAATTTCTCAAGATCCTTTTTGCACGGGTGTGGTATATAGCGCCCTCCAAAAACACCGCTGAACGGCACGGGATGGCCCGCGTGTCATGCAGCGTGGGGCTGTTTGGAAGGTGGGTGGAGTCCCGTGTGAATTTTTGAGTGGGATGAGGACACGAATGGAATTTTGGGGGCTAGTGAACCAGAAACGGCTTGCCGGACCCAAGGCCTCGCGGGGATCGGCTCGAGGTGGGGGACGTAGGGCCCACGCGAATTATTGGATCCACGTCAGCACGCGCCTGACTGTGTCCCCCGCGTCCCTCCTCCAATCGTTTTCGCCTTTGGGACTCGGATATTAACGATTTCGTCAGCGCCAGCGGCAAGTAGTTTCGTCGAAAGAACCCTACTGCCCGGCAAATTCTCAAAACACTGGAACAGTGCCCCGCTGAAAAAAACCGAGAAGATGAAGTTTCCTAGATTTTCACAATATAATAAAAGGTAAATCTGGATTTACTATTCACTTGATCTGCCATGGACATGGAGCTAGTACTCAACAGATTGGGTATCTCCATATCACTTAGTCACTTTCATGTTTCATCCGAGGCTCCCATGTCATCTTCTGTGTCCTCTTGCTAGCTTCCTTCGACGATGGCGGGTGCACAGGTAATCTTCATTAGCCCTTGGTAGTCTAAGATTATAATCGTTCTGTGATAAGACTAGTTTGCCGagagtcaaacactcggcaaaggggcctCTCGGCAAAAGGCCGTCAACGGCCGTCTCAAAGCTGACgatcgtcagtctttgccgagagccaactgctggcactcggcaaagaggcttctttgccgagtgtcacacatctagcactcggcaaagaactctttgccgagtgtcatctctagacactcggcaaagtacatttttatttttttttattttgtctcccaaactttttgtggtatgttcctacactatgtagacctacatgtatcatttgtggacaattataacagagattcaatcgttagtagatttagttcgtttatttgaatttcttcggaaaattcaaatttgaactgcaggtcactcgaaacttggaaaaccgtgcatgaaaaaatgatattcatggtacttagcataagttacgaccgatttcagaagcgtaccggaaacttcgagcaacatgctcactaaacatggccgtgaacttgacatccacatgtttaaaaattatataaaacataaacaaagtcagaaaatcatggaacttgtccccgtgtcatgatatcatatgtataggctgtaataaaaaatttagaatatttggagaaagttgtgagacactatgtgtagaaacctaagaggactacacatgaaatcatagagtttcaatgtggatctcttaggtttctacacatagtgtctcacaactttctccaaatattctaaaatttttatcacagcctatacatatgatatcatgacacggggacaagtttcatgattttctgactttgtttgtgttttatacaatttttaaacatgtggatgtcaagttcacggccatgtttagtgagcatgttgctcgaagtttccggtacgcttctgaaatcggtcgtaacttatgctaagtaccatgaatatcatttttttcatgcacggttttccaagtttcgagtgacctgcatttAGGCCTGCTAATGGCAAAAAATCCAATTCACTCCCACCCATACCCAAATCTAATTACTTTGATATCCATCCCACACCCAACCAAAAATACTAGAGGGAAGTTAAACCCAACCCATCCAATAACATTATTGATCCCAAACCAACCCATGGAAAATCCGTGGAAACCCATGGAAAATCCGTGGGTTTAGCTTATTGTCTCACATTAAGCCAACTACATACAcattttaaaaatcacattttaaagcagtaaattaattcaaatgaaaaagttttcaactacaaatttgtataactcatcatgatgtacattttatattttgaacatttcttcatatgataaactaaaaataaatttgttcataaaacctatatctctctcatagtttatggaactacgagagatatgtataaaatttgtgcatattgttagaactatcatgtgagatgaacaaatgatcaaacaaccaaaataaatttTGTAGATCGTAaaaagttatagaagtttgtagttgacaactttttcatttgaagtcatattgtcaacgaaaactatgcctgaatttaaaaaatttaaaatttgaattttgaaaacaacctcgaaagaaaaaccaccaacatgaaagttgtaggtattgaaaagttatgaaactttgtagttgacaatgttttggtttgaaatcatcttgtcatgcaaaactatgtttgaattttgaattttaaaattttcaaactacctcggatggaaaaaccaccaaaataaaagttgtaggtcttgaaa harbors:
- the LOC100275251 gene encoding uncharacterized protein LOC100275251, which translates into the protein MPPAPAAVAPEPQKLSLTPTPPTQQCRRPRSPLANGLAAGDFELRHWRTPKKRAAPQWAPPPVIEIPNGGAGSDGDDSNSSGGGGGHGYTSLRDILSSPEYAAAGGSPGACGGGGCGSCGDIHMIRHPLVKHAAYAYLQMTPSAREDPGRRGRRWRGSLCRMLLGCLSFIGALFRP